tattttttatacctttttaatttggcttttgGGATGAGTTTTTTAAACCCAATCTACATGCCAGATGCTAAATCCGACGTAAATCATATTTGTGGTAACTGAAcagcattttattattttcttttttgcagaaTTATCATTTTACTGGATTGCAATGCAGCATATATACATTCACACAGCATCTTTTCCTTTACAGCTCTTGTTCACAGATATGTAGGCTGAAAACTGACTTGTTACTTTTGATACTGTTATCTTTGTAATGATGCACTAGTTTTACATTCAGTGCTTTGTTTACTTTGCTTTTTCAATGCTACATATGTGTCCATGTACTAATAGACAGTGTTTGAGTCCTGTCACCTGACTGTACGTGATGTCCATATGTTCCTCGTATGTTGTGTTACAGGTGAACACATCTCCATGGAGAATGCTTTTTTTATATAATGATTGTTTGATACATCATATGTAAAGAAAACACTTCAAGTGTCTGTGTCTGGTCTTGGTATTTTTAACACTCATGAAGTATTAGTAAAACAGTTTTTCAAACACTTGGGAAGATTTTTGTCATTGGTCTTTGTGCTATTTTTGTTACACAGCATGCATGTTTTCGGGTGAAAGCAATTACATGAGAGAATTGTTGTATTAACAGCAACTTGGaatgttaaaggaacagttcaccccaaaattaaaaatacacgtatttcctcttacctgtagtgatattcgtcaatcaacacaccttgttgtgagcagtttcatgtcggaactattttctttctttctgagcTACACCCGCCATACACCGTTAtgactgtgcagaaggaagagtgcatctactcatggataagaggctcatgcttgtgacagcgcgagatgtaaacattaatggaaTCCTTGTCcactgagctgtaacattagctagctcagtggtgctaggtgagctagcagttgatgcactcttccttctgcacagtgttACAGTTGGCCCGTGTAGttcagcagagagaaaatagttcctacatgaaactgttcacaacaaggtctttggattatcttgagtaatcaggtcatgatttctgtagagacattgctgttgagtttttaaaaaaaaaaaaaatattttttttttttttttttgtcattgagTACACACAAACGATGAGGGCCCGGCtgtcttaaaaaatgtaatcatgCACCTTTTAACTCAGTGCAGAGCATATTAAGACCGCATTCATTAAAAAAGGCTTTAATAGACAGCAATATTTACAACTGTTAATTTAATGCATGCACCTATTTGCCTAAGTCCTAGCTTACAGTGGAATTTAGATATGAGCATGTCCATATTGAAATctaacagtttgtttttattgttttcatcaAACTTGCCTTTACTAATTGTGAAATTATtgttcttattattattataattattgacaTGAATCCAGGGTATATAAAATATTCTAATTAACCTCCAAGCAGTTGTAAAGATGGCATATAGATTTCAGTCCTTGCTGTGGAGAGAGCTCAACaatggtgtgtcagggccttaatatGTTTGTAGAAACAGCTTTACAGTTTTCGTTATGATGCTCTAGGCAAATGTGTTTCCTTATATGGAGAAATGGGGGCGTGGCCGTATGTTATTTGCAAATAGCGGGCATGTGCCTGTCAGTTTGGAATGATTCGGATTCACCAACATAGGCACAATCTGATGGTAATTTTGCAGCAATGTGGCCTATTGctgttaattttttattttatttttttttcttaaattttgtttcattttttcatttttgttttttttttcaaattcttttattaattattaatttttatttattttttaaaattttaaacttagttttttcttcttttttttgccagccaagtgccatctagttccattatatgttagagaaggcagacatctcccagacatctccaacacttgacAACTCACCAAAACAAGGTTGAAagatagcaccacaggtaactGGGAGAtagatgtgtttttgatttggggtgaactgtccctttacaaaaaaaaaaagaaaacagtccaCATACTCACTCACATACATTGCTACATTGCAAGAATACTAAGACAGATTTCACACTGGATCAAATTTTAAAACCACATTTTCTCCTTTTCGTCGAGAGCCTCTGGCATTTCTTTTATGCTTGAGCCAAATTGCAACTGGAAGATTGAATACAGTAATAAGGGCACTTTAACATTTTACAGCAGTATTTATTTCCAGAAAGCTTTCAAATTGCTATTAACACTGACATCTGAGGCTCATTTCAACAGTCTGAGCCTTTGTTGAAAAGCAATTTGCTGAGGTTTAAGTAAGAGATACAAATACTGCTTCAGTCAATACAGGTGCAGGATCGTGTGTTTGCTGCTGTCTATCAGGATTCACTGGTGCCGACCTGATGgagtcaagtgtgtgtgtgattaaaagGATGTTCAAAACAACAGTAGTGAAAAAAAACTCTAATTGCTAATGAGAAATCGAAGCAGCTCCTCACGGTAACAAGGACATGCAGTGTCAGTGATGAGAAGCTCCTGAAAACAGCCTCAGCCCACATCATTTAATTACAAAGTCGCAGCTGCAGACAGATTTTATGTGTCAGGAAAAGAGAGGGGGCTGGATGCAAAGACCAAAAACAATTTAAGAAATTAGACATGATGTAGGTTGCCTAAAGACTGTGTTTCATGCTGAATATTTGAACCACAGATCTGTTTGTTCTTGGTTATTTCCAGACAAGTAGGCTGCATTTTTACAGTCAGGAGAGTTAAATGTTAGGTGCCTTAATCTTCACTGATTTCTACCAATGTTCAGATAAATTCATAAAGGTCAACATGTGTCGAACTATGACCAAACAGCTCCCCCTTGTGGAGAAGCTGCAGCCTGCTGATGGGAATGGATGAACTGAGGTTCAAGTATTTTCTGTAGGTGTTTCACATCTAGTTAAAACAAAATCATGAATTTAAACCGCAGTTATGCTTTTATGAAAGAtcatttcaacaacaaaaaaagtccaCCACCTTCTTTTCATTATTAACTGTTTTCCCTCTCATAATTATGACACATCTCATAATTTTGAGAAACTATCCAATATTTATGACAGGAGATACTTATATTTAGAGGAGTTTTAGTATGTAGTAATTATGAAGGGAGAAAAACATGGTTAATGTAACCAAAAACCGTcgaacttcaattaaaagcctagtcccaactAATCAATTCTTacaattaaaggcctgtctcaattagacgccttgTCTGGtggccaagcagttcatttattttttttatatttatataagtTCTACAAGGTGTAAAAGTGGGTTGTTGGCTACTTCAAAGTATGTGTCCATTCCacaattaccctgtaagttattcatattcctttagtccataagggtcctcagatcaaaagaatcaaaagggtttttcattaaaatcaatttaaGTTGTCAGAAtagttttaacaggataaaatggcGTTGTGTCGGATGCTGGGTGCTGTAATCCTTGAGTGCCGTAAAACAAGTGTCATaacaaaacaaagcttttatttactttaatttcacagatagaaacaataaattatgaagacaataaagcctccacaaaaatagcattttaagtcttgtgtgtgatttatcctggcttcatatgagcagaggaaatctttgctcctcgctaggctaatttatacaatgtaaaatgccataggcttgtgctaataacgttagcatgttatatttgtttggaaaacgtgtttagtataagacagttgttttgtcagtgaaccttttgagttgtaatggagcaaaattatgtaatgttacctttgttaaatgttgctgttgttcctggcttcatatgagaggaggaaaagtcagctagctgctaggctaatttatacaatgtaaaatgccataggcttgtgctaataacgttagcatgttgtatttgtggggaaaatgtgtccagataaagacaagtgtttgtctgtgaatgctgcgagttatagtgaagctgatttgtgtacttgtgtttgaaattgtctctattaagccatgtttaatgtgtgttttgggtgtgtttggaatcaactaaactttacagcacttcacagaaaccccgacgccgactagtgttttggaggtgtaactgcagagtgacacagacacaccaccgcacctGTATAGGCCTAAATGCTCACAACCGTAGGTCACGGTgtagggtctgctgcacaagtataaatcccacttaactCGGTGCTGTCTGTTGGATCTatatcaaatgaatgatttataattaatatattatctgaagcccagtttttataaaagtaatattcatactgacTTAAATAaacatctttgctgagcaactgTTATTAAAGGCCTGCCAATATAGACACCTGTCCCAATTACAGGCCTGTTGGTTTCAGTGATTTAATCAAagaatagcccgggctactaatttTGGTTTTAGGTTTGGAGTTTGAGCTTGGCACAGATCTATCCAGGACTGTAGCCTAGTTCCTTTATGTGTTAAGAAAATTCTCCTCCTTCTTAAGccaaataaactctttaaaaaaaccTCTTGGAGCAGCTGGAAATTGCATCACCACAAAGCAAACAAGGCTGTTTCTCTGACACCAGgaaaagctgatttttttttaagatatgtgGTTCTCACATGACAGCAAACATGATGATCTTACAGAATATGATGCGTTGCTGTAGCTTGaaccaacagtatataaaggagttaaaatgagcacaacctTAAACATGTACAGCAGTAAAAGGCATCAGACACATTCATGCAAAGGTTTTATTAATCTAAAAACCTCAGATATAATAGTAAATATTTCACTGCACAATGGatacttttacattttgctgattATACTAACATATTTATACCAAAAGggtttgaatgcaggactttaacttatGGTGGAGTAGTTTCACAGTGTAAtgtgagtacttttacttgagtaaatgatATGAattcttcttccaccactgtccACTGGCTACTAGAGATTATTCTGCACATTAATCaataaggagctggaaaacacCTGCGCTATTCTTTTAAACATGCcattagaaaatgaaaataatttcaaGGATGTTTTGGATTTAGTCCTCGCTACTTTACACGCGATTATTGTGGGATTATCAGGCGATTATGACAGCGGGCACCGGTCAGTAGTGAATGTGAAGCTCTGTGCAAATCATAACACGTGTGAAGCCACGCTGGGGAGAAATTACGCGCCGGTGCGCAAAGCGCGTCAGCCAGTCCCAACAAGAGGAGCTGCCAACTTTTAAGAGCTTAATAAATATAGTTTGGGCAACTGAGGAGCTGATTGGAGAGATCCTGGTGATTTATCGCGAATATGGGATATGCTGTAGGCTACTGAGTGGACGGAAACTGATCGATTTTTGAATATTtcctataaaaaacaaaatggaccCGTAGCTGGAGCGGCAGGAAAACTTTTTCAGCTCTTGTCTGGGGTAACAAATATACACGTGTCATGTCGGATACTAATAATTCACTGGAGCCAGACTTTTCCCCTGAAAGTGAGGACTGTCCTGCAGAGGAGTCATTTGGCTTTGGAGATGATTTGGAGTTGAATCAATTCGATGGATTGCCCTTCTCCTCGCGTTACTACAAATTACTGAAAGAGAGGAAGACTCTGCCAGTGTGGAAGGTCAGGTCCAAGTTTGAAGATGCTCTGGTGAACAACCAACTGGTTATTGTATCCGGTACAGCAAAGACTGGGAGGAGCACACAGGTAATATGGttataatgtattttattggTAGGGAAGGAAGGATGGAAAAGATGGTCTTTGAGAGAGATTCATTTTGTGATGTTGAAGGAGTCTGGAGTTTCTCTGTGACCTTGGGGGCATAAGAGTTAAAGATAATGCTTCTCCCTTCActttttctctgctcaggacattCTGACTTCCCTCAGTTTAGACCCAAATACCAAAGCATAACCCAATTTGCATGACTTGCATGTTTGTTGCCACATGCTCAGTGCAGCCTATTCAGTCAACAGCAAATCTGAGAGGTCTGCTCCccttgatttgatttaaatgttaAGTTGTGTTTTCCTGGCCATGTTTATCCACTGAAATGCAACAAGTTCTGTATGTGGCGTGGGtctttttccccccactttGACATAATATGGAAATAGCACCATTATGTGAGCTTGTGTGAACAGGCTGCCCAGCTCAGCAGATGCTGTTGTGTCACTGTCAGACTGTCCAAGCACCAGCCTGACAGTCATGCCTCACAAAGGCTCCAGCAGGGGTGTTAGGGGACCTCCTGCTGCTAAGCCCTGATCCGCTGGAGCCGCCTCATGCTGCCAAAGCAATTTTGCATTATTAGCGATAATACCATAGGATATATCTcctgtcactgtttgttttgctgtgtgcTCAAACAAAAGCTGTTGGGTGCAATCCTGAAAAGGACGCTCGCCACTGAAAACTGAGTGTATGTGAATGGAAAATGGCGCAGAACTCGCAAGACATACAATGAAGAGTGAAAGGTGAACATCATTTAGTGATTAGTGATTCTCTTTCAGATCCCTCAGTGGTGTGCCgagttctgtctgtctgcccagTATCAGCACGGCATGGTTGTGTGCACGCAGACCAACAGACAGCAGGCTGTAGATCTGGCCTTGCGTGTGGCCGATGAAATGGACGTCAACATCGGTCATGAAGTGGGCTACACCATCCCTCTGGAGACCTGCTGCTCCTCTGACACTGTTCTGAGGTCTGTTAAATGAgctctcagcagcagcagcgcttGAATGACACTTTAATATCATCCACACACTATCTCTGTCAATCCTAATCTTTTCTTTGCTGGTGCTCCTCAGTCACATCATGGGTAAAATGTAGAAGCGTAGCTATCATCCTGAAGTTGCCATTTATGGTTGCTGCACAGCAAAAGCTCCACCATTGACCCCATCTCATGGCGTTTATCACTCAGGTACTGCACTGACAATATGCTGCTGAGAGAGATGATGTCAGACCCTTTCCTGGAGCACTACGGGGCCATTATCATCGACCAGGCCCATGAGAGGACAGTGAGCACAGACATACTCCTGGGTCTCCTCAAGGACATCCTGCTGCAGAGGCCTGAGCTCAGAGTGGTGATCCTCACCATCCCGCCCGTGACCGACAAGCTGCTGAGCCACTACGACAGCGTCCCGCTCGTCAGTCTGGAGGCCTCATCTCCCGCTGAGGCGGTCTACAGCAACAGCGGCAACAAAGACTACTTCTTCTCAGCGCTGAGGCTGGTGCTGGAGATCCATCGGACCAAAGAGGAGGGAGATGTCGTTGTGTTTTTTGCCTCGGCTGAGGTAAGTGATCGCTGCATTTTTCACAAGTGGTTTCACCAAACCAAAGCTGGTTTTACAAACTGTGTCATCCCCTGATTTGCTTGTAATGTCTTCTGTAGGAGGTTCATTTAGCCCACAGTATCCTCCAGAGAGAAGGCACCAGGCTGGGAGCCGAGCTGGGACAGATGGTGCCTGTGGTCCTGTGTCCAAGCCGCAGAGGGCTACTGCCTGCTCTCACTGAGCAACCGGAGAGGTCCAGGAGGGTCTTCCTCTCTACCAATCAGGGGGAGGATATGTGGTGGGCCACAGAGTCTGTCAACTTTGTCATTGACACAGGAGTCCAGAAAAAGATGGtatgtttttaaaggaatactccccCTCCCAAATGATTAtttatatatcagttactcaccctgtgatATATAGATTtggtgaagaaaactttttcatcaattcaaaaactgagaaaaatctTGATATATTGAAGTAAAAGGGGTCCATTGGTTTAAACTTTctttcacacaactcgtgcagtataatccaggtctcatttatccagtcgtatagtcagtacttcccaaacagacagccctatTCAATGGGGAACTTATCTAtggccagactccattgacgaaaacagtaattttacctcgctgaacacaggagctgctggtgtactgCTACCTTGATTGGTAGAATATATGCCGTTCATGTAATcttgtcaaaattaatatatataaacgcttgaGGATCAAgtcagtgaaatttaaggtgtgttgatggattcatgtcatcaCCTCAttcattgagtaacattacaagttaatgttccaccttaaaagtcactgacagttggcccagtgaattaGGTTTTTGCttctccgactccagctgctgtgaaaggcagcaaaacatcctctcattttatagttacagtttactaataaaactctgagcagagtgaccgtcctctattgaccaatcaacagactgcagtgttcacagctccaccttttagtaccagatctgtgtgctaggtaccccaacagaggggggaccaaaaatggggatggtacagaacggttccattggtaccatccacaacttttcacagtggaaacagtaaaaaaaagctttggATGTGTAACAAGCTGATATTATTCGGCATGTGATTTGTTCCTTGCAGGTGTACAATCCCAGAATAAGAGCAAACTCAGAGGTACTTCAGCCAATCAGCCAGTGTCAAGCAGACGTACGCAAGCAGCTGTCTGGACCAACAGGTATGTCTCCCAGTCAGGTAGCTGGGTGATACTGAACCAGTTTAAAAGGTTACAAAAAATGTTTCCTTCTGACATTGTAAAAACATCAGAATAAATCAAACTTCAGTTTCATTTCAAACCATAATTAAGTGGCTTTTTATTTACTGAGTTTCATTCCATTTATTTCCTAGGTAAATGTTTCTGCCTATACCAAGAAGACAGCCAGCTTCCTGCAGAGAACTCCCCACAGATCCTGGAGTCCGACATCACCCCAACAGTCCTATTCCTAAAAAGGATGGAGATAGCCGGCCTTGGACAGTGTGATTTCATCGACAGACCAGGTGACATAGCCTGCTGGTGGAAACTGCACATGCATCATTAACTGAGACTG
The Epinephelus moara isolate mb chromosome 13, YSFRI_EMoa_1.0, whole genome shotgun sequence genome window above contains:
- the dhx32a gene encoding DEAD/H (Asp-Glu-Ala-Asp/His) box polypeptide 32a gives rise to the protein MSDTNNSLEPDFSPESEDCPAEESFGFGDDLELNQFDGLPFSSRYYKLLKERKTLPVWKVRSKFEDALVNNQLVIVSGTAKTGRSTQIPQWCAEFCLSAQYQHGMVVCTQTNRQQAVDLALRVADEMDVNIGHEVGYTIPLETCCSSDTVLRYCTDNMLLREMMSDPFLEHYGAIIIDQAHERTVSTDILLGLLKDILLQRPELRVVILTIPPVTDKLLSHYDSVPLVSLEASSPAEAVYSNSGNKDYFFSALRLVLEIHRTKEEGDVVVFFASAEEVHLAHSILQREGTRLGAELGQMVPVVLCPSRRGLLPALTEQPERSRRVFLSTNQGEDMWWATESVNFVIDTGVQKKMVYNPRIRANSEVLQPISQCQADVRKQLSGPTGKCFCLYQEDSQLPAENSPQILESDITPTVLFLKRMEIAGLGQCDFIDRPDPEGLMQALEELDYLAALDDDGNLSEIGIIMSEIPLDPQMAKALLASCEFDCVSEMLTIAAMLSASSCFLEPPAGMSHEAVQCHRKFQHPEGDHFTLINIYNAFKQSQREQYFTAEKWCQDYFLDHSALKRAEAIRSELTDTLNRIELPISEPSFGTKTNTHNIKRALLAGFFMQIARDVDGSGNYFILTHKHMAQVHLLSSYGAQSHKLGLPEWVVFHEYTLSENNSMRIVSEISPQVYVQMAPLYFFYNLPPSESKDILQDMLDPDGSRKREDEKQKAITVHSEADSGCAVVPQTYDRCVIQ